Within the Osmerus eperlanus chromosome 10, fOsmEpe2.1, whole genome shotgun sequence genome, the region ACGGGGTATGTTCTTGCAGATGATAGGCTCACGGAAGACAGTGCCTCCCAAAATGTTCCGGATGGTTCCATTGGGGCTCTTCCACATGTTTTTCAGCTTGAACTCTGAGGATATGCATTAAGATTCATGTTGAGAAGGGATGCACAATTTTATTTGACATCAATCTTTTGCCAGCATGGTGGCCAGACAACATACCCTCCATTCTGTCCTCGTCAGGGGTGATGGTGGCACACTTGACTGCCACGTTGTATTGTTTGGTGGCAAGTGCAGAGTCAATCGTGACCTGGTCATTAGTCTGGTCACGATATGGCAGTCCCAGATCATAGTATTTCAGCTCCACATCAACATTAGAGAGGATAAGCTGTAGAagcacatcgcaaagtaaataagttaaaaaaaatgaaaagatgcctatcgatatttttctaggcctacccaaaaacatatttttttgtctACGCCCCTGGGACAGATGCAACATATTTACAACTGGGCTCAACATGAATAAGATCCTGATAGTTGTAAGTTAGGGTACCTTCTCTTTGATGAACTCCCATATGATGCGTGTCATctcatctccatccatctccaccACAGGCTGGTCAACCTTGATACGTTTAGTAGCATCTATAATGATTCAATATGAGATTTTGACATGTGCAAAATAATAAGAATATTCTGATTAGGATGTTAGGGAAGGGAAAAGAGCATAAACCATTTTTCTACATATCTCATAGTCTACATCTACATTTGTCATAACTTGTCCAACCAGTCAATTATACGAAAAGAATGTCGCACCACACCTTACATCTGCCCATTCCCTTCCTTGTGCCAGTCTGACAGGCACCGATATCCTTTACCCTCTGCCAGTTTATGCGTTTGCTTAACTACTTGGTCACGCTGCCCAGTAGGAAAAACACAAGCTTGACAAACTGTTAGTTACCTTTCCTGATGTCTACTTGTCCTCACGTGTGACTGTCTGGAGTAAACCGTACGCTAAATGTGCATTCTAAATGCTTGTCAAGCTTATTAGATAACAGCCTTGAGTTAAATGTGGCTTGTTAGTGAAAAATAGGACTGCCTTAATTGTATGGTTGTTGTTTTTGGCTAATGTATCATAATATAACGCCACGCACCATAGTGTACGTGCCACGCATCATATTGATAGCTATCTGACCCATCTGCTACCTTCTAATGTTTGGCTCAATATAACGATAGCTTTCTgacattttcaaaacaaaagcaGAAGACATTATTAAGCCCATTCAAACAAACTAGCTAAACACAAACTACCCTACGTGCAACATGATTCAGTTGACTCACAGTTCCTCTGTTGTACATTTTGGTAAACTACGGCAGGCGCGAGCACTGCGGGATTTTCCGACAGTGAAGCGGCAGCACATCTTGAGATGGAGCAAAGAGCCCTCAGGTACCCTGCCATGGTCGACTGCAACTGTTTTCGGACACCGCTGAACTAGATTGCCCACTTTATAAATGAGTGAACAACTAACCGGTAAATAAACGAGGTTACAAAAATATATGGGCGGATATAATTCACACCACGTCAGCGTCTACTCAAACGGAACCTCTCATGGCCAATCAGTTACATGCTTTCGACATTCATGCATTTCTCGTGCTCTTTCACGTTGATGTCccaattagtaggctattatTTAAGTTAAAGTTTTTACGTTTCCAGTAACCttgttattttttttgtttaactGACATGACTGGGAATTTCCTTATCTGATAGTAAACCGTTGAATTGCCAAAACTTTACAAATAAATATACTACCGACTCAACTCGAGTAAAATTGCCCTATGAAGGTGGGCGTGGCTGACTGCCTCAAATCTCCTCGTATGCTATATCCCCCTCTACAGGAACATGGGAATGTACAGTGTATTAAGTAGATACATCAATAGCCATAGAGACGTTGTACGGGGACAATTTTATATGACTTTTAAGGCCACTACGTGTTATTTTATTGGGACTGGAATGTTTTAGTGAGAAGGGAGGCATGAAATGTTGCATCTGCTACCACTTGATGGGGTCAtgtagattacacacacacacacacactgaagttgTCCAGTTTATAATGTGGTCTGGACATTTTAAGGTTGTAAATTGTCATCATAGGTACTGTGTCAGTTTTGGATAAAGGATTTCTGTCATAGagtttataaataaaaaatcaaataaaaagtaCTTTCAGTAACATTTTTATGGCTTCGGAAATTTGAtgtgaattaaaaaaataatacagaCCATTCAAAAAAGGATAATAAAGCACATTTAACAAATACTGGTACTAAGAAAAACATacaagtatgtatgtatgtaacaGCAAAACAAAAACTATATCTTGTATTTAATTGCACTTACAAACCCCTGATCAGGTTATGATGCTATCATGTACATTAAGTGTATGTTCAAAAGAGTCCAAAGTAACAAAATGCAAAGATTGCACATAAATTAACATAATCAAGTGAAACATAAAACAGCATCATATAGCACTGAAAAATAAACAAGCCAGACATCGCTCTTTGGTAACTAATCATGTGCCACAATTTTTTCTGAAATAGTTCAAACAAATTTTACATAATGggtaaaaaagacaaaaaacagcTGAGAACCCATTAAGTGCATCTACAATGATGTGCTCTAAGAGTTGCATTTTTTTAGGAGATGAGAATTCACAACTGTATCGTACTACAGATATCCTTGTCAAGTAGTTTTGTAGAACCATTCAGATTGCTTTAACGGTTTCAGGACCATATAGTTCAAAGGAGGATGGCCAAGTGACTAAGTGGGGGCTGCCACAGTGCCTTTTTTGTCACTGAAGAAACTTTTAAGCATCAGGACTTGCCCGATGCTGACCGCAAATAGAATGAAGGTCTCTCCAATGGACCAGTAGCTCACTCGTTCATGAAGGTCTTCTGCCCGGATACGGTCATGTGCCTCCCGTAGCCTGTACCACTTTTGAGAGTCAGACACCACCTTAAGAATTTCATGGATAGAGAGGCACGCTGACTCCATCTGAAATATAgattgttttgagaaaatgtAACTTTTTTTCTAATATGAAGCATTAGAGAGCCTTTCAGCATTAAATATGGAACCTGGCAACGCTTAACGGACAGTTGTTCTGAAGTTTACCTGGGTCAGTGCTGTGGCTTTGTTAGGGAGAAATGGCCTCTCATCCCCTGCCCGGAAGTCCAGGTAAACTATTTTGTGGGAAAATGTGGAGAATTCATTGCTGAAGCAGACTTTGTAAACACCTTTCATGGTTGTGGTGTGAGAAAAACTGTCATATTGCTTCTTCCTATCCTGATAGAGGACATTGCTCAAAGGATCTGTGACAAAGCAGTCCACATCATAGTTTCCCCCTGCAATTACctaaagaggaagggagaaaagtATTAGGAATATAAGTCAACCAGGGTGTTCAATCCTTCATGTAGGCTACGTGTTTAAACCTTGTCTAGACAAAAATCGAACTAAAATCAACCACGCTAAAAATGAATATGACTCCAAACAGCGTTATCTAAAATCACTTACTTGAAAGTCTATGTCAAATCTCACGCCAATCTCAAGTTCTTCGTAGAAACATTGCTTTTCGTTGTCCGGTAATTCAAACGTTAACTCTGTGCTACAAACAAAGATAACATGTAACATCAAACTGCAAAGTCCAAGGTAACGCATGATGCAGCTAAATAATAGGAGAGCAAAactttaaaatatttactgtcaCAATTACAAGGTACACCGTTTTAGGAGACAGAATTATTCCTTGCAGTGAATGTGACATACGAGGCTCAAAAACTTTTCTGATATCAACCTCAACTGACGTGGCATGGTATTAAACCCCTTCCGGGTCACGGTGCTTCTTCATAATGTAAACAAGTGAGCCTGGTTGACGCGAACGCTGACGTTGACTCACAGCAAAGAATTCTTATGTAATGTTTCTACTTTTTCTATGGTATTGTAAAACTGCTATTAATGAATAAATTGATTCATAAAATTACAAAAATTAAGTTAAAAATGTATTACAAAAAGACTCACAGCACAGGGACAACTACCGTGGGAGGGACTTGACCATAGCCTCGACTTGACAGTTTACTATGAAAGATCAGTGGTGACTGCAGTCACAGATAGCGGTTTGAGAGGTAGGCTAATGCATTACTGTTTGAGAGAGTGTACCTGTAAATTGACAAATGGCCATGTATGCATTTCACGGAATCCTATATGTTTACAGCGTTATGTAAAGTTAAAGTTTAGATGTTGAGATGCAGAGCCTGTGCTAGAGATGTCGTTCAGCTGTCAGTTTACTTGTTTTCCTATTTTAACAgaagaacatccaaatcaaGGCCTATATAATATTAAATATGCAGAACGTGATGGATTTAAAGCAGTTTGCGGAGGAACATGCCACTGGTCTTGCAGTCGCCCTTATCGCAGGTAAATCTAACTTTGTAAGCTACAGCCTGTATTAGTACATCAAATGTAGGTTGGACGTTTGAAGATCTGGATTTGTAATTATTTTTTTCAATTATCTGACAGGAGTGAGCATTGTGGCCTTGCGCAGATGGAAGGCCGGGGGAATGTGCAGGAGCAAGGCCAGGCTGGATGGCAAAACAGTCCTGATTACAGGGGCCAACACTGGCATTGGGAAAGAGACAGCCATGGACATGGCCCGCAGAGGTGAAACCTTGCGAATTCCCCCAAAGTTGTTCTTTGTAAATCCCCACAAAGAAGTGTTTACTGCTGGTACCCTAACTGCATGCTTGCATGTGTATAGGGGCCAGAGTGCTCCTGGCCTGCAGAGACATGACCAAAGCCAACAAGGCAGCAGACGAGATCAGGAAGAAGACCGGTAATGGGAACGTGGTGGTAAAACATCTGGACCTAACCTCACTGCAGTCAGTCAGGGAGCTGGCCAAAGATATCCTGGAGAACGAGGACAGGCTTGACATCCTTATCAACAATGCAGGTGCAGTACAGTACCACGATTTAGCCatggccgtaatcataatatttatattcaaatctggtcaaaatgtcccccccagtatattgatataaaaatataaatacaaatataattgTGCTACGCTACAACAGGCAAACACGCACACTTTCCGAAATAagcattaaaaaatatattcatcccccccaatgttgattCCATGGCTACAGCCTTGCATTTAGCAAATAGCCTTGATGTCCAGGAAAGTCCAAAAAAAGTCTTATTGTTTTGTTTACTGTGGACTCTTGTTTTTCCAATCCGTTAAATTCAGGAATCATGATGTGCCCCAAATGGAAGACTGTGGATGGCTTTGAGATGCAGTTTGGTGTAAACCACCTTGGACACTTCCTTTTGACCAACTGCCTCTTGGATTTCCTGAAGAAATCCACTCCCAGTCGGGTTGTTAACGTGTCTAGTCTGGCCCACGAGACAGGTAAAAGGGGATTCATGTAAATTCACTAAGAGTTAACAGACCAACCTTAAAAAAAGCATGACAATTTGGTCTGAAAATGTTATTTTAgctcaagatttttttattattatttctttatttatgaACTGTTAATCATTGCATGTTAGCTTGTTTGATGATAATACAAAACCTTTTTTACAGGCAAGATCCATTTCGATGACATTAACCTTGACAAAGACTATGACCCTCATGTAAGCTACCTTCAGAGCAAGCTAGCCAACGTTCTCTTCAGTAGAGCGTTAGCAGCCAAACTAAACGGTGGGTTTAACTATATAAATATTTGAGCCCAGACTAAATACGATATTTGAGGTCTCTTAACTTTGTGTATTTTGTTATTTTATGGCGACTTCTCCACAGGTACGGGTGTAACTGTGTACAGCCTTCACCCTGGCATCATCCGTACGGAGCTGGGCCGTCACTTTTTCCCCACCCTAGCCCTGTGGAAGAGGATCTTGGCTGTGCCATTAATTGCACTCATGAAGACGCCCTGGGAAGGGGCTCAGACCACAATTTTTTGTGCTGTGGATGAGAGCCAAGCAAACGTCACTGGCCTGTACTACAGGTCAGTGCATTAGCACTAAATGTTTGTGAAAGGGAATCCCTTCTGTGACACCATTATTAGGGGAATGTCctttcttaaaaaaaacaaaaacacatttcgaGGTGTTTTTCTCAAACCCTTATTGACCAACAGTAACGAAAACTGATTTAGTTCCTTTTTAATCATGTTTCAAAAGTTATAATAAGTGACGTCCTACTCCCCAAAAACTCCTTCACGTTTTAGAATGAGCAGCTGACAAAGTTTAGAGTCCGTTGTGTACAGATTTGATTTAATTGATCCTATTCTCTCTGTGTTCCCCCGGGCAGTGACTGCGCCCCTAAAGAGGCCGCCCCACAGGGCCGGGATGACGAGGCTGCAACCCGACTGTGGGATCTCAGTGCCTCCATGGTGGGCTTAGCCTAATGGAGTCACTCCACCCATATCCTCAAATAGGTAAAGCTACTGGCACTATTGCAAGCAGGTTTGGATATTTTAGGATCTAAATAAGCATGTTATCAGTGCATGGCTGAAAGAACCACTTATGATATCATTGAATGATGAGATATTGGTTGCTCCATTTATATTGCTAAAGGAAATACTTTAATCTCTATGGTTCTCTGTATCTACAGCTTGCTCTTTGTATAACCTACCAGTATAACATTTCCTGATCCAGTGGGTTGGATGTCAAACATGCAGTGAAACATGATAAAATACCACTACTGGTATGTTTATATTCTAGTTGTAATCCAGTGGTAGGATCATCATTGGATACCTTTAATTTGGAATACATTATTCTTTAATAGTGATATTTTCTAAGATAATTCTTGTATTTTCTCATAATTGATATCAGTTAACAGTTGTTTTTTCTCATGAACATATTCTGCTTTATCTAATAAAGGACAATAAAAAATGCATATGAAACATGGTGGTAGAATCACAATTTTGGAGATAGGTTTGCATGCTCTTCATTGGGTATCTCTTTATTATTTCTCCATACAGTTTACCACCATGTTAATGTGATATCCATTGTTATCACAGATTTTCTCAATCATAGGATGAACCCACCTTCAACTGGACTCACTTAAATGTTTTAAGTCTATTAACAGAAACACCACTTATCCTCTTTTTAGTCAAAAAGTCATAACATTTGTGGCACACACAAAGTTTGTCTTTTTCACATCATCGTTTTGGCCACAGACCATTTAACACTGTGGTATAAAATCACAAAGAGATTGACTTAGGGTTGATCACTTGAAAACTACAATAACCCATCCTGCTAAATGCAAGTTTCAGTTTGAATTTGAATGATAAAGAAAAAAAGTTGGAtgaaaattacatttacattttacatttacatttattcatttagcagacgcttttatccaaagcgacttccaagagagagctttacaaagtgcataggtcactgatcataacaacgagatagccacaaaacattgcgagtagccaaaacatgaagcacacattgtgaacaaccaaaataagtgccaaagggaagaaccataagagcatgtagttgaacaagttacaattaaacaacattaactgctataagtgcaagtgtacctgtggaaaaaaaagcaagcaacaataataaaacaatatatcacagcgagtacaaaaatttaagtcagttaccactaaccacaagagcaacaagtctctaagcaagagtcattgtgatccttgaggaaactaacatcgggtcaagcgaaccattccgttgtactcccggaacaagtgcgtcttgagcttTTTCTTGAATTGAAAATTAACTTTAAAAATTAAAATAGTACCATCTTGTGTACAGTAAAGTTACTGCAACCTGAATTATATTTGTGGACAAAGTTACATCAGATAGTTAAGCAACTTGAATACAGTAAAGATCCATTCTTTATATCGTTCATAACTTGCATCAAGTCATTCATAATAGTGTTTCAATTATGACCAGTTCTGTATGAAAACATATCTTTGCACATTCTTGCAGAGTGGAACATGACatatttcaaatgtattaaCAACCTCTAATGACTAACCAGTAGGTAAGGTCAATGACTATGTTCTATTCCCAGGTAGAGATGACTTACCTTGTTACGTGTTCTCATTCCCTTGTTCATTTGTACAAAACTCATAGCTTAATAATCAATTACCATTTGTTGTACAAAATATCTCTGAATGGCCTGTAATCCAACTGTCTTGACTTAGTTACATAATGAAACACACAAATTCAGTCAATGA harbors:
- the tmed3 gene encoding transmembrane emp24 domain-containing protein 3, coding for MRYLGLCSLMLHVIFVCSTELTFELPDNEKQCFYEELEIGVRFDIDFQVIAGGNYDVDCFVTDPLSNVLYQDRKKQYDSFSHTTTMKGVYKVCFSNEFSTFSHKIVYLDFRAGDERPFLPNKATALTQMESACLSIHEILKVVSDSQKWYRLREAHDRIRAEDLHERVSYWSIGETFILFAVSIGQVLMLKSFFSDKKGTVAAPT
- the si:ch211-107o10.3 gene encoding retinol dehydrogenase 12 — protein: MQNVMDLKQFAEEHATGLAVALIAGVSIVALRRWKAGGMCRSKARLDGKTVLITGANTGIGKETAMDMARRGARVLLACRDMTKANKAADEIRKKTGNGNVVVKHLDLTSLQSVRELAKDILENEDRLDILINNAGIMMCPKWKTVDGFEMQFGVNHLGHFLLTNCLLDFLKKSTPSRVVNVSSLAHETGKIHFDDINLDKDYDPHVSYLQSKLANVLFSRALAAKLNGTGVTVYSLHPGIIRTELGRHFFPTLALWKRILAVPLIALMKTPWEGAQTTIFCAVDESQANVTGLYYSDCAPKEAAPQGRDDEAATRLWDLSASMVGLA